In a single window of the Salvelinus namaycush isolate Seneca chromosome 6, SaNama_1.0, whole genome shotgun sequence genome:
- the LOC120049906 gene encoding ADP-ribosylation factor-like protein 1 produces MGGWFSSLFSGLFGTREMRILILGLDGAGKTTILYRLQVGEVVTTIPTIGFNVETVTYKNLKFQVWDLGGQTSIRPYWRCYYSNTDAVIYVVDSSDRDRMGISKSELVAMLEEEELKKAILVVFANKQDMAQAMTPAEVANSLGLPALKDRKWQIFKTSATKGTGLDEAMEWLVEALKSRQ; encoded by the exons ATGG GTGGGTGGTTTTCCAGTCTCTTCTCTGGCCTGTTTGGCACCAGAGAGATGAGGATCCTGATCCTGGGGTTGGACGGAGCCGGTAAAACTACCATCCTTTACCGCCTGCAGGTCGGAGAGGTGGTCACCACCATTCCAA CAATCGGCTTCAACGTGGAGACGGTTACGTACAAAAACCTGAAGTTCCAGGTGTGGGATCTTGGTGGACAGACGAGTATTAG GCCATACTGGCGTTGTTATTACTCCAACACAGATGCTGTCATCTACGTGGTGGACAGCAGTGACAGAGACAGGATGGGCATCTCTAAGTCAGAGCTTGTCGCCATGCTGGAG GAAGAGGAGTTGAAGAAAGCCATCCTGGTGGTGTTCGCTAACAAGCAGGACATGGCGCAGGCCATGACCCCGGCTGAGGTGGCCAACTCCCTGGGCCTCCCCGCCCTCAAAGACCGGAAGTGGCAGATCTTCAAGACCTCCGCCACCAAGGGCACGGGCCTGGACGAGGCCATGGAGTG GTTGGTAGAAGCCCTGAAGAGCAGGCAGTAA
- the LOC120049905 gene encoding DENN domain-containing protein 11-like: MVEKSDRAPLLDWEEVPPAEKPVPTPEQEKDVKGPSPANSRALGCTAPGIGWSTSPGGPGFLTSAVSSIDTSLSSRSTIPIPAEWDAQCPDKDDHTPASGQGEVPPDNMVKWEEKDPIVAVFVVTFDTRSGNMLEWCLPGDMNLEGVEFKAMASGSHRVSSDFIYFRKGGYFGLACFANMVVDSVVERGARMKSVGILSTSYTLLYRYMSFLEHQVRLQLKTPGQYSPLEAFFEDKRSVLPPDGESVVTACPGSPWGAALNHCMHPEMKITHPAGCMSQFIQFFGEQIMVLWKLALLRRRILIFSPPPVGVVCYRVYCCCCLANVSIPGVGVAVPEFRPFFYVNVADIDTLDTELSYVACTTEKIFEEKRDLYDVYVDNQNVRTTRESLKPLLRLSAADREKYRKLTEQRQMLLYSQEENGDCVSSEEDHFILFFLEQNNRIFQTLSEVAGRPEPILTQESVRAMGLDPHGDRLFLLHLLETYGYDSLLVTEHPCCS, encoded by the exons ATGGTGGAGAAGTCCGACCGGGCACCGCTACTGGACTGGGAGGAGGTTCCTCCGGCGGAGAAGCCTGTTCCCACACCAGAACAGGAGAAGGACGTCAAGGGGCCGAGCCCTGCCAATAGTCGGGCGTTGGGATGCACTGCGCCGGGGATAGGGTGGAGCACCAGTCCGGGGGGTCCTGGGTTTTTAACATCAGCGGTCTCTAGCATAGACACATCCCTCTCATCCAGAAGCACGATCCCCATCCCTGCGGAATGGGATGCTCAGTGTCCCGACAAGGATGACCATACCCCGGCCTCAGGACAAGGAGAGGTGCCGCCCGATAACATGGTGAAATGGGAGGAAAAGGATCCGATCGTGGCCGTGTTTGTGGTGACATTTGATACAAGATCAG GTAACATGTTAGAGTGGTGTCTGCCAGGGGACATGAACCTGGAGGGAGTAGAGTTCAAGGCTATGGCCAGCGGCTCCCACAGAGTCTCCAGCGACTTTAT ATACTTCCGTAAGGGCGGGTACTTTGGCCTGGCGTGCTTTGCCAACATGGTGGTGGAtagtgtggtggagaggggggcAAGAATGAAGTCTGTGGGTATCCTGTCAACCTCTTACACCCTGCTGTACCGATACATGAGCTTCCTGGAACACCAAGTCAG GCTCCAGTTGAAAACTCCTGGCCAGTACTCTCCTCTGGAGGCGTTCTTTGAGGATAAGAGATCAGTGCTGCCCCCCGATGGGGAGAGTGTGGTTACTGCATGTCCTGGCAGTCCCTGGGGAGCAGCACTCAACCACTGTATGCACCCTGAGATGAAG atCACCCACCCAGCTGGCTGCATGTCTCAGTTCATCCAGTTCTTTGGGGAGCAGATCATGGTCCTGTGGAAGTTAGCTCTGCTGAGGAGACGtatcctcatcttctctcctCCACCTGTGGGCGTGGTCTGTTATAGAG TGTACTGCTGCTGTTGCCTGGCCAACGTGTCCATCCCGGGGGTGGGTGTGGCCGTGCCAGAGTTCCGCCCCTTCTTCTATGTCAACGTGGCAGACATCGATACCCTGGATACGGAACTGTCCTACGTAGCAT gcaccACAGAGAAGATCTTTGAGGAGAAGCGGGACCTGTACGACGTCTATGTAGATAACCAGAATGTGAGGACGACCAGAGAGAGTCTGAAGCCTTTACTGCGGCTCAGCGCTGCAGACCGAGAGAAGTACCGCAAACTCACTGAACAGAG GCAGATGCTGTTATATTCTCAGGAGGAGAATGGAGACTGTGTGTCCAGTGAAGAGGACCACTTCATTCT GTTTTTCCTGGAGCAGAATAACCGTATCTTCCAGACGCTGAGTGAGGTGGCAGGGAGACCTGAGCCCATCCTAACCCAGGAGAGTGTGAGGGCCATGGGGCTAGACCCTCACGGAGACAGGCTCTTCCTGCTCCACCTGCTGGAGACATACGGCTATGACAGCCTCCTGGTCACCGAGCACCCTTGCTGCAGCTGA